From Nostoc flagelliforme CCNUN1, a single genomic window includes:
- a CDS encoding alkaline phosphatase family protein codes for MPNLYRLRQQGVNYVNGHAVFPTVTRVNSAAIATGYYPT; via the coding sequence ATACCAAACTTATATCGTCTACGACAACAAGGTGTCAACTACGTCAATGGACACGCTGTTTTTCCCACAGTCACAAGGGTGAACTCCGCAGCGATCGCCACTGGGTATTACCCCACCTGA
- a CDS encoding calcium-binding protein: protein MANIIGTLGNDTLVGSDLADTINGLAGNDTITGNQGNDTLTGGGGKDQFVYDFYLNDTDTIIDFGGVGKGTNPTSGVIAEVDTLNFQNYDLFTARNLLLTQNGSNLEITFEDFEEVVDDTPNTKVILQNFKLENLQNLKATGAKPAIGNILFNGQTSITDSFNVLDANSTDTSVGIKNTVTFLNDLDNNITGLDNSDDVINGQGGNDWLDGKSGNDLLRGGTGNNTLIGGAGDDNLKGIDRIHDFYATNELIQVSAAGFGGGLSSSSLQVSQLTIGASATTNTQRFIYNSTTGGLFFDQDGSKSGFTQVQFAQLSTGLSLTEKNFVVV from the coding sequence ATGGCAAATATCATTGGAACCTTGGGTAATGATACCTTAGTGGGCAGCGACTTAGCGGACACGATTAACGGTCTTGCAGGCAACGATACCATTACAGGTAACCAGGGCAACGACACTTTGACTGGTGGTGGTGGCAAGGATCAATTTGTTTATGACTTCTATCTCAACGACACTGATACTATTATTGATTTCGGTGGCGTCGGTAAAGGAACAAACCCGACTTCCGGAGTCATTGCGGAAGTGGACACCCTAAATTTCCAGAACTATGACTTGTTCACTGCCCGAAATCTGTTGTTGACTCAGAACGGCAGCAATCTGGAAATCACCTTTGAAGACTTTGAAGAAGTTGTTGATGATACGCCTAATACCAAAGTCATCCTGCAAAACTTCAAATTAGAAAACTTGCAGAACCTAAAAGCAACTGGTGCAAAACCAGCGATTGGCAATATCCTGTTTAATGGGCAAACTAGTATCACTGACAGCTTTAATGTCCTAGATGCCAACTCCACAGATACAAGCGTCGGCATCAAGAATACAGTCACCTTTCTTAATGACCTTGATAACAACATTACGGGTTTGGATAATTCAGATGATGTAATTAATGGTCAGGGCGGTAATGACTGGCTCGACGGCAAAAGTGGTAACGACTTGTTGAGAGGTGGTACAGGGAATAATACTCTCATTGGCGGTGCTGGAGATGATAATTTGAAAGGCATTGATAGGATTCATGACTTCTACGCGACAAATGAATTGATTCAGGTGTCGGCTGCTGGTTTTGGTGGCGGATTATCATCAAGTTCACTTCAGGTAAGTCAGCTTACTATCGGAGCATCTGCAACCACTAATACTCAGCGATTTATCTATAACAGCACTACAGGTGGACTGTTCTTTGACCAAGATGGTAGTAAATCTGGGTTTACTCAGGTACAATTTGCACAATTATCTACTGGATTGTCACTAACCGAAAAGAATTTTGTGGTTGTTTAA
- a CDS encoding sigma factor-like helix-turn-helix DNA-binding protein, with protein sequence MIPIQRQMLTLSFGLENEQHFNPAQIGQQLNLSRERIRQMMHGSCITKTKNYILEVSPQ encoded by the coding sequence TTGATACCTATACAGCGTCAAATGTTAACTTTAAGCTTTGGGTTAGAGAACGAGCAGCATTTCAATCCCGCTCAGATTGGCCAACAGCTAAACCTCAGCCGAGAGCGAATTCGTCAGATGATGCACGGATCTTGTATAACTAAGACGAAAAACTATATTTTAGAAGTAAGTCCACAATAG
- a CDS encoding plasmid replication protein, CyRepA1 family yields the protein MGEAKRRRLLDANYGKPQIPAGDSTSSEGAAPKSDPLREADATVEVLNPLRDWSRYLREVSFPPRSANQEPTTFLDNSSEFTKHHLSLPPLPKLQDAHQTINIIDAHQNPNSQLEPRHWHEWVVNSAVDPTLTELNVRSLSGDEIYEYLLYALPQTARRNDGRLRDSYLQRYAHIKCAWWASGLDPLNSWLPMDWGRMKPDCPRLEFDKTTQEQTQKPVKYESPPKTPNRVTYLRVPLHIWKLVSLRYDVPMPELITVTQEGEALGFWAWVMEHPEIPVCLTEGEKKAACLLTLGYVAIALPGIWNGRVGKEDLEYLHPDLVPMAQHKRKFVILFDYESKPKTKQQVFAATRRTCQVILQLAIECEVAVLPGPEKGIDDWVVALGKKADKAVSTMIADALRISELNQRFFVNRARGLRKFKPNIIVNTRYLSTVIRSLPQSGLVGLASDMGTGKTEILAMIRRDNPDLSFLNNGHRVTLLKNLSDRLQTAMYSAISCGDWAKAKALSITVDSLYKMANDLQAYDILFIDEACQYLAHLLKSKTCKEHRGAILEVLEYLVYNAKLVVLADAHLDDLTIEFFTSMRPAGEKPYIIKNEYRSGGRQVYWYEGKNSSAIVAEFHAQLMLGKKLMMVSDSKRFIKKLERALNDGTSIDDNDEIPESAEDRKLRVWAIHSENSGSEENVIFIREINIAIKDIDAFLITPSLSSGVDISSYHFDAVFGVFHAVSQSATECAQQLWRYRPDVPMYVWVAPRPPFGYAETNARRIKEKILQKNEMTAFLIRIDRETGRRGAEKDWALDASCQIEGQRNWSINNLRSDLRSLLLEMGNTIIPLGDGGDESTSRSLKAAGIAIDEEHYRKVANAKDIDSRTYTSRQHQDYLKPEEVLECEKFRIQDTYGMSVTPELVEKDDSGRLIKKIVALEAILADPGEMITDEQERECVSPPTVVAERDKSERDRLAICTDWSNHSTAWLMRHRLGLRVVLMDLMAGVEIKGDEAMIQALADFSKRNASHVKGILNLTIPLDESPVWILGQYLTQLGLSTQSRRPLEDGKRVRYYRLNTLDVEFIQNVLDYRLRQKEDREKKRQEEQTKNAAHKARMQAQYGINAPSTPPLIKMEVIIGGVWTQIKNPVLLGGNG from the coding sequence ATGGGAGAAGCAAAACGCCGTCGCTTATTAGATGCCAATTACGGCAAACCTCAAATTCCCGCCGGGGATTCGACCTCTAGTGAGGGAGCAGCCCCCAAGTCTGATCCCCTACGGGAAGCTGACGCAACAGTGGAGGTCTTAAACCCTTTAAGAGATTGGTCGCGGTACTTGAGAGAGGTCAGTTTTCCTCCCAGGAGTGCGAATCAGGAGCCGACTACCTTCCTTGATAACAGTAGCGAATTCACAAAACATCATTTAAGTTTGCCTCCATTACCTAAGCTCCAGGATGCACATCAAACGATCAATATTATCGATGCACATCAAAATCCCAATAGTCAGTTAGAACCGAGGCATTGGCATGAATGGGTAGTCAATTCCGCCGTTGACCCCACACTTACCGAGCTAAATGTCCGCTCTCTAAGTGGGGATGAAATCTACGAATACCTTTTATACGCCCTGCCCCAAACTGCCAGACGTAACGATGGACGACTGCGTGATAGCTACTTACAACGATATGCTCACATAAAGTGTGCATGGTGGGCTAGTGGACTTGACCCGCTCAACTCCTGGCTACCGATGGACTGGGGACGGATGAAACCCGATTGCCCTCGCTTGGAATTCGACAAGACTACACAGGAACAAACCCAAAAGCCAGTCAAGTACGAGTCCCCACCGAAAACGCCAAACCGCGTTACCTATCTGAGAGTCCCCCTACATATCTGGAAGTTGGTATCACTTCGCTACGACGTGCCGATGCCAGAACTGATCACAGTAACACAAGAAGGTGAAGCATTAGGATTCTGGGCTTGGGTCATGGAACACCCCGAAATCCCAGTATGCCTTACGGAGGGCGAGAAGAAAGCGGCTTGTCTCTTAACTTTAGGGTATGTCGCGATCGCACTCCCTGGAATCTGGAACGGTCGAGTCGGCAAGGAAGATTTAGAATACCTGCACCCTGATTTAGTCCCAATGGCTCAACACAAGCGTAAGTTTGTCATTCTCTTTGACTACGAAAGCAAGCCCAAAACCAAACAGCAGGTTTTTGCTGCTACTCGCCGCACCTGTCAAGTAATTCTCCAACTTGCTATCGAGTGTGAAGTAGCAGTTTTGCCTGGCCCAGAGAAAGGAATTGACGATTGGGTTGTAGCTTTGGGCAAGAAAGCAGACAAAGCAGTGTCCACGATGATTGCTGATGCTTTGAGAATCAGCGAGTTAAACCAAAGATTTTTCGTCAATCGCGCCAGGGGGCTTCGCAAATTCAAACCTAATATTATCGTTAATACCCGCTATCTCTCCACAGTCATCCGCTCCCTGCCTCAATCTGGGTTAGTTGGTTTGGCTTCCGACATGGGTACAGGCAAGACCGAAATCTTGGCAATGATTAGAAGAGACAACCCAGACTTGAGCTTTTTGAACAACGGGCATCGGGTGACTCTCTTGAAAAATCTCAGCGATCGCTTGCAAACTGCCATGTACTCTGCGATTTCTTGCGGTGATTGGGCTAAAGCAAAAGCTCTCAGCATCACGGTAGACTCGCTGTATAAAATGGCGAACGATTTACAGGCTTATGACATCTTATTTATTGATGAAGCTTGCCAGTATCTCGCCCACTTGCTCAAGTCCAAAACTTGCAAAGAACACCGGGGCGCTATTCTGGAAGTACTGGAGTATCTGGTCTACAATGCCAAACTCGTTGTCTTAGCAGATGCTCACTTGGATGATTTGACAATTGAGTTTTTCACCTCGATGCGACCGGCTGGTGAAAAACCCTACATCATCAAAAATGAATATCGCTCCGGTGGTCGTCAGGTTTATTGGTACGAGGGGAAAAACAGCAGTGCAATCGTTGCAGAGTTCCACGCTCAATTGATGCTGGGTAAAAAGTTGATGATGGTCAGCGACAGCAAGCGGTTTATCAAAAAGTTGGAACGCGCTTTGAATGACGGGACATCAATAGATGATAACGACGAAATACCGGAATCAGCCGAAGACCGCAAGTTACGGGTGTGGGCTATTCATTCGGAAAATAGTGGCAGTGAGGAAAATGTGATTTTCATCAGGGAGATTAACATTGCTATTAAGGATATTGACGCTTTTTTAATTACTCCCAGTCTCAGTTCAGGGGTTGACATTTCCAGCTATCATTTTGATGCCGTGTTTGGTGTGTTTCATGCTGTTTCACAGTCCGCTACAGAATGTGCCCAGCAATTATGGCGGTATCGTCCAGATGTCCCCATGTATGTTTGGGTTGCTCCGCGTCCTCCCTTTGGTTACGCCGAAACTAATGCCCGTCGCATCAAGGAAAAGATTCTCCAGAAGAATGAAATGACTGCCTTTCTCATCCGCATTGACAGAGAGACAGGCAGACGTGGTGCAGAGAAGGACTGGGCATTGGATGCCAGTTGTCAGATTGAAGGGCAACGGAATTGGTCGATCAATAATCTTCGCTCTGATCTGCGATCGCTACTTCTTGAAATGGGGAATACGATTATTCCTTTGGGCGACGGTGGTGATGAGAGTACTTCTCGCTCTCTGAAGGCGGCTGGTATTGCCATCGATGAAGAACATTACCGTAAAGTTGCCAATGCTAAAGATATTGACTCTAGGACTTACACCAGTAGGCAGCATCAGGATTATCTCAAGCCGGAGGAGGTTTTGGAATGTGAGAAGTTCCGCATACAGGACACTTACGGCATGAGCGTAACCCCTGAACTGGTGGAGAAAGATGACTCTGGGCGGTTAATTAAAAAGATTGTTGCACTTGAAGCGATATTGGCTGATCCTGGGGAAATGATTACTGATGAGCAGGAGCGGGAATGTGTTTCACCGCCGACTGTGGTTGCCGAACGCGATAAATCGGAACGTGATCGCTTGGCTATTTGCACTGACTGGAGTAATCATTCTACCGCATGGCTAATGCGTCATCGGCTGGGACTCAGGGTAGTGCTGATGGATCTGATGGCTGGGGTTGAGATTAAAGGCGACGAGGCGATGATTCAGGCTTTGGCTGACTTCTCCAAGCGCAATGCCTCTCACGTTAAAGGTATTCTCAATCTGACTATTCCACTTGATGAATCTCCTGTATGGATTTTGGGGCAGTATCTTACACAACTGGGTTTATCTACCCAGTCGCGGCGACCACTTGAAGATGGCAAGCGGGTTAGGTACTATCGCCTGAATACTCTTGATGTCGAGTTTATCCAGAACGTGCTTGATTATCGCCTTCGTCAGAAGGAGGACAGGGAAAAGAAACGCCAAGAGGAGCAAACTAAAAATGCGGCGCATAAGGCTAGAATGCAAGCTCAGTATGGAATTAACGCTCCGTCCACACCCCCCTTAATAAAGATGGAAGTAATAATTGGGGGGGTGTGGACACAGATAAAGAATCCAGTACTTCTTGGTGGGAACGGGTAA
- the recD2 gene encoding SF1B family DNA helicase RecD2: MSTSQTPIQQQVNVTPQHEIITGVIERLTFHSEESGYTVARLVRPRFRDLTTIVGSFANIQPGQTLQLTGFWREHPQFGPQFQVTNYKETKPATLTGIEKYLGSGLIKGVGPVTAKRIVAHFGLETLDIIENQIERLIEVQGIAKKRITLIKNAWSTQKAIKEVMVFLQSHGVSTTYAVKIYKQYQDKAIDTVTHNPYQLATDIYGIGFLTADKIARNLGVAPDSEFRYCAGITHALSEAAEDGHCYLPQPELIEKVIKLLTTEEHQPTEDAITNIIKDMGAREELVRERIRDDYGEKLLLCYLPTFFHTEQNLAQLISRRLRQPIAQDMPRVRGWIERFTASHKIQLSQQQQQAVEMAAYSPFMILTGGPGVGKTFTTHTIVSLWKAMGKSIALAAPTGRAAQRLSEMTRLEAKTIHRLLEFDPKKMGFKCGSDNPLPHTAIIVDEASMLDLFLAHSLVKAVAEGAQLLLVGDIDQLPSVGPGKVLADLINSLQVPVVRLTQVFRQAQQSAIISAAHQINQGEYPALEPISDNPVSDCIWHGGGNQPEHGVQAICELITDLIPRLGFNPATDVQVLCPMSRGLVGTRNLNAVLQQLINPPSLDLVEINRGGMILREGDRIIQLTNDYNREVFNGDLGNILSIDTVEQEVTVDYGGRAVVYDYADLNEITLAFAVSVHKSQGSEYPVVIFPLYMQHYMMLSRNLFYTGLTRARKLAIIIGDKKAISLAVRTTDDQQRYTRLWQRLLQPI, from the coding sequence ATGTCCACTTCCCAAACTCCCATCCAGCAACAAGTTAACGTTACTCCCCAGCATGAAATAATCACTGGAGTAATAGAACGTTTGACCTTCCACTCAGAGGAGTCGGGGTATACAGTGGCGCGTTTGGTACGCCCCAGATTTAGAGATTTAACCACAATCGTCGGTAGTTTTGCCAACATTCAGCCAGGGCAGACACTTCAACTAACAGGCTTTTGGCGAGAGCATCCCCAGTTTGGGCCACAATTCCAAGTCACCAATTATAAAGAAACCAAACCAGCAACACTCACCGGAATTGAGAAATACTTGGGCAGTGGATTAATCAAAGGAGTTGGTCCAGTCACAGCCAAGCGTATCGTTGCACATTTTGGTTTGGAAACACTCGACATCATTGAAAACCAAATTGAGCGACTGATTGAAGTCCAGGGTATTGCCAAAAAGCGGATCACTCTGATCAAAAATGCCTGGTCAACTCAGAAAGCGATTAAAGAAGTGATGGTATTTTTGCAAAGCCACGGCGTTTCAACAACATACGCGGTGAAGATATACAAGCAATACCAGGACAAAGCTATTGATACAGTTACCCATAATCCATATCAGTTAGCGACCGATATCTACGGTATAGGTTTTCTTACAGCTGACAAGATTGCGCGTAACCTGGGAGTTGCACCTGATAGCGAATTTAGATACTGCGCTGGAATAACCCATGCTCTAAGTGAAGCCGCAGAAGATGGTCACTGCTACTTACCACAGCCAGAGCTAATCGAAAAAGTCATCAAGCTGCTGACAACTGAGGAGCATCAGCCGACAGAAGATGCGATAACCAATATCATCAAAGATATGGGTGCCAGAGAGGAGTTGGTCAGGGAGAGGATTCGAGATGATTATGGCGAGAAACTACTACTGTGCTACTTACCAACGTTTTTCCATACTGAGCAGAACTTAGCGCAATTAATCTCTCGAAGATTACGCCAACCGATTGCACAGGATATGCCTCGTGTTCGTGGTTGGATTGAACGTTTTACCGCTAGTCACAAAATACAACTATCGCAACAGCAGCAGCAAGCTGTGGAGATGGCGGCTTATTCTCCATTTATGATTCTCACTGGCGGTCCTGGCGTGGGGAAAACTTTCACCACCCATACAATAGTCAGCTTGTGGAAAGCAATGGGTAAATCTATTGCTCTAGCTGCACCAACGGGGAGAGCAGCACAAAGACTATCCGAAATGACCCGACTTGAAGCAAAGACCATACATCGCCTACTGGAGTTTGACCCCAAGAAAATGGGGTTTAAATGCGGTAGCGATAACCCTTTGCCGCACACCGCAATTATTGTTGATGAAGCTTCAATGCTTGACCTATTCCTAGCACACTCTTTGGTGAAAGCAGTAGCAGAAGGAGCGCAACTATTATTAGTAGGTGATATCGACCAGCTTCCCTCAGTTGGGCCAGGAAAAGTATTAGCTGATCTAATAAATTCGCTTCAAGTACCAGTAGTTCGGCTAACGCAAGTATTTAGGCAAGCCCAACAGAGCGCAATCATCAGCGCTGCACACCAAATTAACCAGGGAGAATATCCGGCGCTTGAGCCAATCTCTGATAATCCGGTGTCAGATTGTATTTGGCATGGTGGAGGAAATCAGCCAGAACACGGGGTACAGGCAATCTGTGAACTGATCACCGATTTGATTCCTCGACTGGGCTTTAATCCGGCAACAGATGTGCAAGTACTTTGTCCCATGTCGCGGGGACTGGTGGGAACTCGCAACTTGAACGCTGTGTTGCAACAGCTGATCAATCCGCCTAGCCTTGACTTGGTAGAGATTAATAGGGGTGGCATGATTCTACGTGAAGGCGATCGCATTATCCAACTAACCAATGACTATAACCGTGAGGTGTTTAACGGTGATTTAGGGAATATCTTGAGCATTGACACCGTAGAGCAAGAAGTTACAGTTGATTATGGTGGTCGGGCTGTTGTTTACGATTATGCTGACCTGAATGAAATTACTCTGGCGTTTGCTGTCTCAGTGCATAAAAGCCAAGGCTCAGAGTATCCTGTGGTGATATTTCCATTGTATATGCAGCATTATATGATGCTATCGCGTAACCTATTTTATACAGGGCTTACCCGTGCAAGGAAGTTGGCGATCATAATCGGTGACAAAAAAGCAATATCTTTGGCTGTGCGGACTACAGATGACCAGCAGAGATATACACGGTTGTGGCAGAGGTTGTTGCAGCCGATTTGA
- a CDS encoding Uma2 family endonuclease → MLHIKYRFQSFEEYLSYDDGTDKLYELFNGELIEMPPESGINVEIATFLLIQFASLLDYRRVRGHGLELEVRGEPRNRYPDLTIIRQEHIQQLAKRNTIRLEMLPPLLVIEVVSPGELQRDRDFIAKRSQYQDCGIPEYWIIDPEAQTILILELIDKTYTEIGNFSGNDLVVSPQFTQLNLKVSQIFDAVNQA, encoded by the coding sequence ATGCTACATATTAAATATAGATTTCAAAGCTTTGAAGAATACCTATCTTATGATGATGGCACAGATAAACTCTATGAGTTGTTTAATGGAGAGTTAATCGAGATGCCTCCAGAGTCAGGAATTAATGTTGAGATTGCCACATTTCTATTAATTCAATTTGCATCTCTACTAGACTATAGAAGAGTGCGAGGACATGGTTTAGAACTGGAAGTCAGAGGAGAACCTAGAAACCGTTACCCCGATCTAACAATTATTCGCCAAGAGCATATTCAGCAGTTAGCAAAACGCAATACTATTCGCTTAGAGATGCTACCGCCTCTACTGGTGATTGAAGTGGTTAGTCCCGGAGAATTGCAACGAGATCGAGATTTTATCGCCAAGCGATCGCAGTATCAAGATTGTGGGATTCCTGAATATTGGATTATTGACCCCGAAGCTCAGACTATATTAATCTTAGAACTGATTGACAAAACTTACACTGAGATAGGTAACTTTTCTGGTAATGATTTAGTTGTATCGCCGCAATTTACTCAACTAAATCTCAAAGTATCACAAATCTTTGATGCAGTAAATCAAGCTTAA